Proteins from one Mycobacterium sp. HUMS_12744610 genomic window:
- a CDS encoding acetyl-CoA acetyltransferase, translating to MTVDPRTPVLVGYGQVNHHDEIDPHRRSVEPVDLMAAAAGQAAEARVIEAVDSVRVVNVLSARYRDPGLLLGQRIGAANFTTLYSPIGGNVPQSLVNQACLDIQRGNAGVVLLAGAETWRTRTGLKSLGGRLVWTVQDESVPMAEVSGEDVPMAGEAELRIRLDRPAYVYPLFEQSLRIANGESIEDHAERIGRLWARFNAVAVGNPHAWIRTPMTAEEIRQPGPRNRMVSWPYTKLLNSNNMVDQGAALVLTSVEQARRLQIPAERWVYPHAGTDAHDTPAIAERDELHRSPAIRIAGARALELAGLGVDDVDFVDLYSCFPSAVQVAAGELGLSVDDPSRPLTVTGGLTFAGGPWSNYVMHSIATAAELLVANPGRRALITANGGYLTKHSIGVYGTEPPDEFRWEDVQAAVDREPTRKALVEWDGVGTVEAWTTPFDREGRPEKAFVAVRTPDGARTLAVIADADAAAATVREDIGGAEVAVAADGSATLR from the coding sequence ATGACCGTCGACCCCAGGACACCGGTGTTGGTCGGCTACGGCCAGGTCAACCACCACGACGAGATCGACCCGCACCGGCGATCCGTCGAACCGGTGGACCTGATGGCCGCCGCGGCCGGGCAGGCCGCCGAGGCCCGGGTGATCGAGGCGGTGGACTCCGTTCGCGTGGTCAACGTGCTGTCGGCCCGCTATCGCGATCCCGGCCTGCTGCTCGGGCAGCGGATCGGCGCCGCGAACTTCACCACCCTGTACAGCCCGATCGGCGGCAACGTGCCGCAATCGCTGGTCAACCAGGCCTGCCTGGACATTCAGCGGGGCAACGCCGGGGTGGTGCTGCTCGCCGGCGCCGAGACCTGGCGCACCAGAACCGGGCTGAAGTCGCTGGGCGGCAGGCTGGTGTGGACAGTGCAGGACGAATCCGTGCCGATGGCGGAGGTCAGCGGCGAGGATGTCCCCATGGCCGGCGAGGCCGAGCTCAGGATCCGGCTCGACCGCCCGGCGTACGTCTACCCGCTGTTCGAGCAGTCGCTGCGCATCGCCAACGGCGAGTCGATCGAGGACCACGCCGAGCGGATCGGGCGGCTGTGGGCCCGTTTCAACGCCGTCGCGGTCGGCAACCCCCACGCCTGGATCCGCACCCCGATGACCGCCGAGGAGATCCGGCAACCCGGGCCGCGGAACCGCATGGTCAGCTGGCCGTACACGAAGCTGCTGAACTCGAACAACATGGTCGACCAGGGGGCCGCGCTGGTACTGACCTCGGTGGAGCAGGCGAGGCGCCTGCAGATCCCCGCCGAACGGTGGGTGTACCCGCACGCGGGCACCGACGCCCACGACACTCCGGCCATCGCCGAGCGCGACGAGTTGCACCGGTCGCCGGCCATCCGGATCGCCGGGGCCCGGGCGCTCGAACTGGCCGGGCTCGGCGTCGACGACGTCGACTTCGTCGACCTGTACTCGTGTTTCCCCTCGGCGGTCCAGGTCGCCGCGGGCGAACTGGGGTTGAGCGTCGACGATCCGTCCCGCCCGCTCACCGTGACCGGCGGGCTGACCTTCGCCGGCGGCCCGTGGAGCAACTACGTCATGCACTCCATCGCCACCGCCGCCGAGTTGCTGGTGGCAAACCCCGGTCGGCGGGCGCTGATCACCGCCAACGGCGGCTACCTGACCAAGCACAGCATCGGTGTGTACGGCACCGAACCGCCGGACGAATTTCGGTGGGAGGACGTCCAGGCGGCGGTGGATCGGGAACCGACCCGCAAGGCGTTGGTGGAGTGGGACGGCGTCGGGACCGTCGAGGCGTGGACGACACCGTTCGACCGGGAGGGACGGCCGGAGAAGGCCTTCGTGGCCGTGCGCACGCCGGACGGGGCGCGCACCTTGGCGGTGATCGCCGATGCCGACGCCGCGGCGGCGACCGTGCGTGAGGACATCGGTGGCGCCGAGGTCGCCGTCGCCGCGGACGGCAGCGCCACCCTGCGGTAA